Proteins found in one Helicobacter sp. NHP19-003 genomic segment:
- a CDS encoding shikimate dehydrogenase, which yields MRHYAVFGNPIAHSKSPLLHNAVFVRYEKELGFRGNYHPILLENPQDLKSRFLELGLFGANITTPFKEVAFHLSDKVEGLAQEVQAVNTWVLREGQVVGYNTDIEGFLAPLKGLHVSRALILGAGGSARAVVCALKSRGVAVSVCNRSAKKLAYFQAQNIPSFLSQDCPLDAYDLIINTTTAGLKDNNLPCEESLLKALFKQAKHAYDLIYHNTPFLSLARECHLKTFDGKAMLVAQAVLSFAQFVPHLNSPLVLATMQEVLH from the coding sequence ATGCGTCATTACGCCGTCTTTGGCAACCCCATCGCCCACTCCAAATCCCCCCTGCTCCACAACGCCGTGTTTGTGCGCTATGAAAAAGAATTGGGTTTTAGGGGCAACTACCACCCCATACTCTTAGAAAACCCCCAAGATTTAAAGAGCCGTTTTTTAGAGCTGGGCTTATTTGGGGCAAACATCACCACGCCTTTTAAAGAAGTGGCGTTTCATTTGAGCGACAAAGTGGAGGGGCTCGCTCAAGAAGTCCAAGCGGTGAACACTTGGGTGTTAAGAGAGGGGCAGGTGGTGGGTTACAACACCGACATAGAGGGCTTTTTAGCCCCCTTAAAGGGGCTTCATGTTTCTAGGGCTTTGATCTTAGGGGCGGGGGGCAGTGCGCGGGCTGTGGTGTGCGCCTTAAAATCAAGGGGCGTTGCGGTGAGCGTGTGTAACAGAAGTGCAAAAAAACTCGCCTATTTTCAAGCCCAAAATATCCCTAGCTTTTTAAGCCAAGACTGCCCCCTAGACGCTTACGATTTAATCATCAACACCACCACCGCAGGGCTCAAAGACAACAACCTACCCTGTGAAGAGAGTTTATTAAAAGCCCTTTTTAAACAAGCTAAACACGCTTACGATCTCATTTACCACAACACCCCCTTTTTAAGCCTAGCTAGAGAGTGCCATTTAAAGACCTTTGATGGCAAGGCGATGCTTGTCGCCCAGGCGGTGCTGAGTTTCGCCCAATTT
- a CDS encoding SH3 domain-containing protein → MALKFFKLYGYGLGVVVLCLGVYVGVFIAQVKHKGAEQAQIKTPRAQEKITERAQVPKGATPTTNTETKETTETKAPKETKEPTKVQEQATTQEAQKEAKAIETKQTQEATAKDAQKPTTKEQSTEAKEGAKEPPYTIYHVGVSAVNVRAKPSTHAPVVVKILRGQEVRVLEVKEGWGRVDKGWVYLQLLKKDQ, encoded by the coding sequence ATGGCGTTGAAATTTTTTAAATTATACGGCTATGGTTTGGGTGTAGTGGTTTTGTGTTTAGGCGTGTATGTGGGGGTGTTTATCGCTCAGGTTAAGCATAAGGGCGCAGAGCAAGCGCAGATAAAAACCCCCAGAGCGCAAGAAAAAATCACAGAACGAGCACAAGTCCCCAAAGGGGCAACCCCCACAACAAACACAGAAACCAAAGAGACAACAGAGACTAAAGCTCCCAAAGAAACAAAAGAGCCCACAAAGGTACAAGAACAAGCCACCACACAAGAAGCGCAAAAAGAAGCTAAAGCCATAGAAACCAAACAGACTCAAGAAGCCACCGCCAAAGATGCGCAAAAGCCCACCACTAAAGAACAAAGCACGGAAGCCAAAGAGGGCGCAAAAGAACCCCCCTACACCATCTACCATGTGGGTGTGAGTGCCGTCAATGTACGCGCAAAACCTAGCACCCACGCCCCTGTGGTGGTAAAAATCCTACGAGGGCAAGAGGTGCGTGTCTTAGAGGTCAAAGAGGGTTGGGGCCGGGTTGATAAGGGTTGGGTGTATTTGCAACTCTTAAAAAAGGATCAGTGA
- the purM gene encoding phosphoribosylformylglycinamidine cyclo-ligase, which translates to MVRTYQQSGVDLDKAKALIQAITPLASQTYDQSVLQGVGGFFGAYAMPSGYKEPVLISCTDGIGTKLKLAKETHQLFNLGLDLVAMNLNDLICAFAKPLFFLDYFATSQLEPRQTLALIEGMAFGCKESGCALIGGESAQMPGVYAPSEFDLAGFCVGVAEKSDLSKKDKIQAGDILVGFKSSGLHSNGFSLVREILKSQPHNAPSLDTLLTPTRLYTPLLALKDKIHTLAHITGGGLKGNLERILPPNVSAHIELKALPRLSVFRWLLGHLDFAECLRVFNMGVGMVAIAPCENLKALEKAGGFYLGTLTSGAQEITFVE; encoded by the coding sequence ATGGTGAGGACTTACCAACAAAGCGGCGTGGATTTAGACAAGGCAAAAGCACTGATACAAGCCATCACCCCCCTAGCCAGCCAAACATACGATCAAAGCGTTTTACAGGGCGTGGGGGGGTTTTTTGGGGCTTATGCCATGCCTAGTGGCTACAAAGAACCCGTTTTGATCTCTTGCACCGATGGCATAGGCACAAAATTAAAACTTGCTAAAGAAACCCACCAGCTGTTTAACTTAGGGTTAGACTTGGTGGCGATGAATCTCAACGATTTAATCTGTGCCTTTGCCAAGCCTCTGTTTTTCTTAGATTACTTTGCCACGAGCCAGCTAGAGCCACGCCAAACTCTAGCCTTGATTGAAGGCATGGCATTTGGGTGTAAAGAGTCGGGCTGTGCGCTCATCGGCGGAGAGAGTGCCCAAATGCCCGGGGTGTATGCCCCGAGTGAGTTTGATTTGGCGGGCTTTTGCGTGGGCGTGGCAGAGAAAAGCGACTTAAGCAAAAAGGACAAAATCCAAGCAGGGGATATTTTAGTGGGCTTTAAAAGCAGTGGGCTGCATAGCAATGGCTTTTCTTTGGTGAGAGAAATTTTAAAGAGCCAGCCACACAACGCCCCGAGTTTGGACACGCTTTTAACCCCTACAAGGCTTTACACGCCTTTACTTGCCCTGAAGGATAAAATCCACACCCTAGCACACATCACGGGGGGCGGGCTCAAGGGCAATTTAGAGCGCATTTTACCCCCAAATGTCAGCGCACACATTGAGTTAAAAGCCTTGCCCCGTTTGAGCGTGTTTAGATGGCTCTTAGGGCATTTAGACTTTGCGGAGTGTTTAAGGGTGTTTAACATGGGCGTGGGGATGGTGGCGATCGCCCCTTGTGAAAATTTAAAGGCATTAGAAAAAGCGGGGGGCTTCTATCTTGGCACACTCACAAGTGGGGCGCAAGAAATTACATTTGTGGAGTGA
- a CDS encoding microcin C ABC transporter permease YejB — translation MLFYTLKRLLLLIPTLFGIITLNFFIIQSAPGGPVEQMMAKLTNATNQESKSLSLKENQLSESRYKGAQGMDSALYKELTKLYGFDKPLWQRYVIMLKKYLCFDFGQSFYRQIGVLDLIKEKLPVSISLGFFSTLLIYLISIPLGILKARHNNSGFDIASSVAVVVANAIPSFIFALLLIVLFASGTYWHIFPLKGLVSDNFDTLSTFGKIKDYLWHIALPVLCMSIGGFASLTLLVKNSFLDEMGKLYLTTARAKGASENRIFYGHVFRNAMLLVIAGFPSAFLGVFFSGSLLIEIIFSLDGLGLLSFDSLINRDYPVVFGSLYIFTLLGLLVNLISDLTYALVDPRIDFERR, via the coding sequence ATGCTCTTTTACACCCTAAAACGGCTCTTGCTCTTGATCCCCACTTTATTTGGAATCATCACCTTAAACTTTTTCATCATCCAAAGTGCGCCCGGCGGGCCTGTGGAGCAAATGATGGCAAAGCTCACAAACGCCACCAACCAAGAGAGCAAGAGCTTGAGCCTCAAAGAAAACCAGCTGAGCGAAAGCCGTTACAAGGGGGCACAGGGCATGGACAGCGCGCTTTACAAAGAACTCACGAAACTCTATGGCTTTGACAAACCCCTTTGGCAACGCTATGTGATCATGTTAAAAAAATACCTGTGTTTTGACTTTGGGCAGAGTTTTTACCGCCAAATCGGGGTGCTCGATTTGATTAAAGAGAAGTTGCCCGTGTCGATCTCTTTGGGCTTTTTCAGCACACTACTCATTTATCTCATCTCTATCCCTTTGGGGATTTTAAAAGCAAGACACAACAATTCGGGCTTTGACATTGCCAGCAGTGTGGCGGTGGTGGTGGCAAATGCGATCCCCTCATTCATCTTTGCCCTTTTATTGATTGTGCTCTTTGCCTCGGGCACTTATTGGCACATTTTCCCCCTAAAGGGCTTGGTCAGCGACAATTTTGACACCCTAAGCACCTTTGGCAAAATCAAGGACTATTTATGGCACATTGCCCTGCCCGTGCTGTGTATGAGCATCGGGGGCTTTGCCAGCCTCACCTTGCTTGTCAAAAACTCGTTTTTGGACGAAATGGGCAAGTTGTATTTAACCACCGCTCGGGCAAAGGGGGCTAGCGAAAATCGCATTTTTTACGGGCATGTCTTTAGAAACGCCATGCTCTTGGTTATTGCCGGGTTTCCCAGCGCCTTTTTGGGGGTGTTTTTCAGTGGGAGTTTGTTGATTGAGATCATTTTTAGTTTAGACGGGCTAGGACTACTGAGCTTTGATAGCTTGATCAACAGAGATTACCCCGTGGTTTTTGGCTCGCTCTACATTTTCACACTGTTAGGCTTGCTCGTCAATCTCATCAGCGACTTGACCTATGCCCTTGTGGATCCCCGTATTGACTTTGAAAGGCGTTGA
- a CDS encoding extracellular solute-binding protein, which translates to MKFLAWAVCGAWLGAAPFIALGEPAKYQQNFTHFNYANPNAPKGGLLKNYALGTFDSLNPFLLKGTKASGLELVYDTLLAQSLDEPYAEYALIANDIEVAKDNAYVIFGIDKRARFSDGVPILASDVKFSFDILMQKGSPVFKQYYSDIQEAIVLDKWHVKFTFKNTHNRELPLILGQLQVLPKHFFGTHDFNNPLLMPVSSGPYTIKSFAIGKQITYERNKNYWAQDLPVQKGQYNFDLVRFDYYKDDSVALQAFLSGAYDWRFESTAKVWARGYVGKGISSGRIHKVLLKHALPAGMQGFFMNTRREIFKDIRVREALFYAFDFEWANKNLFFSQYKRTTSYFSNSIFASSGLPTGQELQDLEKFKPELEKYNPRIFTTPYLVPRTNGAVKLGQNRRENLKHAQALLRQAGYIVKDNQLINAKSKKPFIFTMLLNNQAFERLALAYAKNLKVLGITMQIQRVDLSQYMGRIKKFDYDMVVGSVGQSLFPGNEQRYFWGSGSATQPGSQNYAGIANRAIDGLINMVIKAKDRPSQISAVRALDRVLLWGFYVIPHFHAPFWRIAYWDKIAMLKNPPYGFSPYLWWDKNLERKP; encoded by the coding sequence GTGAAATTTTTAGCGTGGGCTGTGTGTGGGGCGTGGCTAGGTGCTGCCCCTTTCATCGCTTTGGGCGAGCCGGCCAAATACCAACAAAACTTCACACATTTTAATTATGCCAACCCCAACGCCCCTAAAGGGGGGCTTTTAAAAAACTACGCTTTAGGCACCTTTGATAGCCTAAACCCCTTTTTACTCAAGGGCACGAAGGCAAGCGGTTTGGAGCTTGTCTATGACACGCTTTTAGCCCAAAGCCTAGACGAACCTTATGCCGAATACGCCCTAATCGCCAATGACATAGAAGTGGCTAAGGACAATGCCTATGTCATTTTTGGGATCGACAAAAGGGCGAGATTTAGCGATGGCGTGCCGATTTTAGCCAGCGATGTGAAGTTCAGCTTTGACATTCTCATGCAAAAGGGCAGCCCCGTTTTCAAGCAATATTACAGCGACATTCAAGAAGCCATCGTGCTAGACAAATGGCATGTGAAATTTACCTTTAAAAACACCCACAACCGCGAATTGCCCTTAATCTTAGGGCAATTACAAGTTTTGCCTAAGCACTTCTTTGGCACCCACGATTTTAACAACCCCCTTTTGATGCCCGTGTCTAGCGGACCCTACACCATTAAATCCTTTGCCATCGGCAAGCAAATCACTTATGAACGCAATAAAAACTATTGGGCGCAAGATTTGCCCGTGCAAAAGGGGCAATATAATTTTGACTTGGTGCGTTTTGACTATTACAAGGACGACTCGGTCGCCTTGCAAGCGTTTTTGAGTGGGGCTTACGATTGGCGGTTTGAAAGCACGGCGAAAGTGTGGGCAAGGGGCTATGTGGGTAAGGGGATTTCTAGTGGGCGTATCCATAAGGTTTTATTAAAACACGCCTTGCCTGCAGGGATGCAGGGCTTTTTTATGAACACCAGAAGAGAGATTTTTAAAGACATTCGGGTGAGAGAAGCCCTCTTTTACGCCTTTGACTTTGAGTGGGCAAATAAAAATCTCTTCTTCTCACAATACAAACGCACCACCAGCTATTTTAGCAACTCTATCTTTGCCTCTAGTGGCTTGCCCACAGGGCAAGAATTGCAAGACTTAGAGAAGTTTAAACCCGAGCTAGAAAAGTACAACCCCCGCATTTTCACCACACCCTACCTTGTGCCACGCACAAACGGAGCAGTGAAACTCGGGCAAAATCGGCGGGAGAATTTAAAACACGCCCAAGCCCTCTTAAGGCAAGCCGGCTATATCGTGAAAGATAACCAGCTGATCAACGCCAAGAGCAAAAAGCCCTTTATTTTCACCATGCTTTTAAATAACCAAGCCTTTGAAAGATTAGCCCTAGCCTATGCCAAAAATTTAAAAGTTTTGGGGATCACCATGCAAATCCAAAGGGTGGATTTGAGCCAGTATATGGGGCGGATCAAAAAGTTTGACTACGACATGGTGGTCGGCAGTGTCGGGCAATCCTTATTCCCGGGTAATGAGCAACGCTATTTTTGGGGAAGTGGCAGCGCCACACAGCCGGGTAGCCAAAACTACGCCGGCATTGCCAACCGGGCCATTGACGGCTTAATTAACATGGTGATTAAAGCCAAAGACCGCCCAAGCCAAATATCTGCTGTGCGAGCGTTGGATAGGGTGCTCTTGTGGGGTTTTTATGTCATCCCCCACTTCCATGCCCCCTTTTGGCGCATCGCCTATTGGGACAAGATCGCCATGCTCAAAAACCCCCCCTATGGCTTTTCGCCTTATTTGTGGTGGGATAAAAATTTAGAGAGAAAGCCCTAA
- the trpS gene encoding tryptophan--tRNA ligase, with protein sequence MSKARVFSGIQPTGGVHLGNYLGAIKQWVQAQDSYENIFCIVNAHAITIPKDPKELRAQSLEMATLLLACGIDPAKSSLFIQSQIDEHGALAWLLNCVAGMGELNRMTQFKDKGAKQDQVSAGLFAYPVLMAADILLYQTNAVPVGEDQKQHLELARNLAQRFNRDFGACFVVPEPLIAPSGARVMGLDDPTIKMSKSHKAPLHALFLLDTPDLIAKKIKKATTDSLGVVAFDPTRAGLLNLLCIYENLSGLSREAIENEFQGKGYGHFKNALIELLVATLAPIQENHQRLQASPDYVTKVLNEGCARVRPLAQATYTKAKELMGLV encoded by the coding sequence ATGAGTAAAGCTAGGGTATTTTCGGGCATCCAGCCCACCGGGGGCGTGCATTTAGGCAACTACTTAGGGGCGATCAAGCAATGGGTGCAGGCACAAGACAGCTATGAAAATATCTTTTGTATTGTCAATGCCCATGCCATCACCATCCCCAAAGACCCCAAAGAATTGCGCGCCCAAAGCCTAGAAATGGCGACCCTTTTATTAGCTTGTGGGATCGACCCTGCAAAGTCTAGCCTCTTTATCCAAAGCCAAATAGATGAGCATGGGGCGTTAGCGTGGCTGTTAAATTGCGTGGCGGGCATGGGCGAGCTTAATCGCATGACCCAATTTAAAGACAAGGGCGCAAAACAAGATCAGGTGAGCGCAGGGCTGTTTGCCTACCCGGTTTTAATGGCAGCCGACATTTTGCTTTACCAAACCAACGCCGTGCCCGTGGGCGAAGACCAAAAGCAACATTTAGAGCTTGCTCGAAACCTAGCCCAACGCTTTAATCGAGATTTTGGGGCGTGCTTTGTCGTGCCCGAGCCCTTGATCGCCCCAAGTGGGGCTAGGGTGATGGGCTTAGACGACCCCACCATTAAAATGAGCAAATCGCACAAAGCCCCCTTGCACGCCTTGTTTTTGCTAGACACCCCCGACTTGATTGCTAAGAAAATCAAAAAAGCCACCACCGACTCGCTAGGCGTGGTTGCCTTTGACCCCACAAGGGCAGGGCTACTTAATTTGCTTTGCATTTATGAGAATTTAAGCGGCCTGAGCCGTGAAGCCATAGAAAATGAGTTTCAAGGTAAGGGCTATGGGCATTTTAAAAACGCCTTGATTGAGCTATTAGTTGCCACCCTAGCCCCCATACAAGAGAATCACCAACGCCTGCAGGCTAGCCCTGACTATGTTACAAAGGTGCTAAATGAGGGGTGTGCTCGAGTACGCCCCCTAGCACAGGCGACCTACACAAAAGCCAAAGAGCTGATGGGTTTGGTGTGA
- a CDS encoding methyltransferase — translation MRHSFSKRAKTYAEFSSVQKRIVERLLAPLACGCYGRVLDLGCGSGTVLKALPALGVEVDTFVGLDISAQMLSLHPTASPSAKSVRLECVDFENTEFVPSDLAISASSLQWAQNLAQVCGHLAQSCKRVALAIHTSASLHELHTFLNTHSPLREAKEVCGILEQSFKGFKQTMWVETFKQEFNDRESFLQQLKRGGLLGGGALPFGKAKSLKFNVPYHSLSYEAIFFIGELA, via the coding sequence GTGCGCCACTCTTTTAGCAAGAGAGCCAAGACTTACGCAGAGTTTTCAAGTGTGCAAAAACGCATCGTTGAACGCCTGCTCGCCCCTTTGGCGTGCGGGTGTTATGGGCGGGTGCTTGATTTGGGCTGTGGGAGCGGCACCGTGCTCAAAGCCTTGCCCGCTTTGGGGGTGGAAGTGGACACATTTGTGGGGCTAGACATTTCAGCCCAAATGCTCTCCTTACACCCCACAGCTAGCCCAAGTGCTAAGAGTGTGCGCCTAGAGTGCGTAGACTTTGAAAACACAGAGTTTGTGCCCAGCGACCTAGCCATCAGCGCATCGTCCCTGCAGTGGGCGCAGAATTTGGCGCAGGTGTGTGGGCATTTGGCGCAGAGTTGCAAACGGGTGGCTCTAGCCATCCACACGAGCGCAAGCCTGCACGAGCTGCACACCTTTTTAAACACGCATTCGCCCTTAAGGGAAGCTAAAGAAGTGTGTGGCATTTTAGAGCAAAGTTTTAAGGGGTTTAAACAAACCATGTGGGTGGAAACATTTAAACAAGAATTTAACGATAGAGAGAGTTTTTTACAACAACTTAAAAGGGGCGGACTACTCGGGGGCGGAGCTTTACCTTTTGGCAAGGCGAAATCTTTAAAATTTAATGTCCCCTACCATAGCCTAAGCTATGAAGCCATTTTCTTCATCGGGGAGCTTGCATGA
- the secG gene encoding preprotein translocase subunit SecG, whose protein sequence is MSSLFLVLQIVLAVLIVIVVLLQKSSSIGLGAYSGSNESLFGAKGPASFMAKATMVLGFLFLSNTITLGYFYNKEYNISLVDNAPKAAPLVPLVPKNPTQNNPLSNPLLLPKTDNHPLAVPYKKEKHNLIPLPEHKGTLKVAPKQGTETKETNKDKKD, encoded by the coding sequence TTGAGTAGTCTGTTCTTGGTCTTACAGATTGTGCTGGCCGTGTTGATTGTCATTGTGGTGTTGTTGCAAAAAAGTTCAAGCATCGGGCTTGGGGCGTACAGCGGGAGCAACGAGTCGCTCTTTGGGGCAAAGGGCCCGGCAAGTTTCATGGCAAAAGCCACGATGGTTTTAGGCTTTTTATTTTTAAGCAACACCATCACCCTAGGCTACTTTTACAATAAAGAGTACAACATTAGCCTGGTTGACAACGCCCCTAAAGCTGCCCCCCTTGTACCCTTAGTGCCTAAAAACCCCACGCAAAACAATCCCTTGAGTAACCCCTTACTCTTGCCTAAAACCGACAACCACCCCCTAGCTGTGCCCTACAAGAAAGAAAAGCACAATTTAATCCCCTTGCCCGAGCATAAAGGCACACTTAAAGTTGCACCCAAACAAGGCACAGAAACCAAAGAAACCAACAAAGACAAAAAGGACTAA
- the frr gene encoding ribosome recycling factor has translation MLEDIYKHTKEQMQKSLQALSKDFTTLRSGRVSISLVDHVRVEYYNTPTPLNQVASVIATDASTITITPWERGLLKDIERALQEANIGVNPSNDGENVKLFFPPMTMEQRKEIAKDAKAMGEKAKVAIRNVRQEANNQIKKLEKDKAISEDENKRALAEVQKYTDDFIKKIDEHTKAKEEEVLKV, from the coding sequence ATGTTAGAAGACATTTACAAGCACACCAAAGAGCAAATGCAAAAGAGTTTGCAAGCCTTGAGTAAGGATTTCACGACTTTACGCAGCGGGCGGGTTTCTATCAGCTTAGTCGATCATGTGCGTGTGGAGTATTACAACACCCCCACGCCTTTAAACCAAGTCGCTTCTGTGATCGCCACAGACGCTTCTACCATCACCATCACCCCGTGGGAGAGGGGGCTTTTAAAAGACATTGAAAGGGCGTTGCAAGAGGCAAATATCGGGGTCAATCCCAGCAATGATGGTGAAAATGTCAAACTCTTCTTCCCCCCAATGACCATGGAGCAGCGCAAAGAAATCGCCAAAGACGCAAAGGCGATGGGTGAAAAGGCGAAGGTCGCTATCCGTAATGTCCGCCAAGAGGCGAACAACCAAATCAAAAAGCTAGAGAAAGACAAGGCGATCAGCGAGGATGAAAACAAAAGAGCGTTGGCTGAGGTGCAAAAGTACACCGATGACTTCATCAAGAAAATTGACGAACACACCAAAGCCAAAGAAGAGGAAGTCCTAAAGGTCTAA
- the pyrE gene encoding orotate phosphoribosyltransferase: MDIRKIYTDCGALLEGHFLLSSGNHSNFYLQSAKVLEDPKIASELAEALAVEIQQSKLEIDTICSPALGGILAGYELARALGVRFIFTERVQGEMVLRRGFSVQEGEKVLVCEDIITTGGSAMEAGACVEGLGAKVVGFASLANRGICQRGLKPTHKEACKLPALPFFTLADFNFDMYPPENCPLCQHSQAIKPGSRGN; the protein is encoded by the coding sequence ATGGATATTCGCAAAATCTACACCGATTGCGGGGCGCTCTTAGAGGGGCATTTTCTGCTCTCTAGTGGCAACCACTCTAATTTTTACTTGCAATCGGCAAAGGTTCTAGAAGACCCTAAAATCGCTTCTGAGTTAGCCGAGGCACTAGCGGTAGAAATCCAACAATCCAAGCTAGAGATCGACACGATTTGCTCGCCGGCTTTGGGGGGGATTTTAGCCGGCTATGAGTTAGCCCGGGCTCTTGGTGTGCGCTTTATCTTCACCGAGAGGGTGCAAGGGGAAATGGTGTTGAGACGGGGCTTTAGCGTGCAAGAGGGCGAAAAGGTCTTGGTCTGCGAGGACATCATCACGACAGGCGGGTCGGCGATGGAGGCGGGGGCGTGTGTGGAAGGCTTAGGGGCAAAAGTCGTGGGCTTTGCCAGCCTTGCCAATCGGGGTATATGCCAAAGGGGCTTAAAGCCTACACACAAAGAAGCGTGTAAATTGCCTGCCCTGCCTTTTTTTACCCTAGCGGATTTTAATTTTGACATGTACCCGCCTGAAAATTGCCCGTTGTGTCAGCACAGTCAGGCTATCAAACCGGGCAGTCGGGGCAATTAA
- a CDS encoding RDD family protein: MLAQNFKALHGFERIKAFITDLFMLYTPLLYVVTYVILGSAQAFRQNQMAVFACVAGFGLLSSVFLCVGGQTPGLRYVGLKLVCAKSRDKVGFFRALLRFFVWLLVASTLIGLLLPLMRPNMRLWHDALCNTAMQKV; encoded by the coding sequence GTGCTCGCACAAAACTTTAAAGCCCTGCACGGGTTCGAGCGCATCAAAGCCTTCATCACGGATTTGTTCATGCTCTACACCCCGCTTTTGTATGTTGTTACTTATGTCATTTTAGGCTCAGCGCAGGCCTTTAGACAAAATCAAATGGCGGTGTTTGCGTGTGTGGCGGGCTTTGGCTTGCTCTCTAGCGTGTTTTTGTGCGTGGGTGGACAGACCCCGGGGCTACGCTATGTTGGGCTAAAGTTGGTGTGTGCCAAGAGCCGCGACAAGGTGGGCTTTTTTCGGGCATTGTTGCGCTTTTTTGTGTGGCTGTTGGTGGCAAGCACGCTGATAGGTCTGCTCTTGCCCTTAATGCGCCCTAACATGCGGCTTTGGCACGACGCACTTTGCAACACCGCCATGCAAAAGGTTTAA